A stretch of the Argentina anserina chromosome 6, drPotAnse1.1, whole genome shotgun sequence genome encodes the following:
- the LOC126799175 gene encoding uncharacterized protein LOC126799175, with the protein MSAAVCGSKRSFFEELPPSPPLTKRLRCSSSTSPVRISSPYLLDQLRSVFPHMDPQILERVLEECGDDIDAAIKRLNELRIGYGDENAAPVAESNETVQKRVLSDEEAAASSENTSAPINLPADGAEWVELFVREMMSATSVDDARGRAAKVLEVLEKSISSRAGAVAAQNFQKENMLLKEQIEGLIRDNAVLKRAVSIQHERHKENEGRNQEFQHLKQLVTQYQEQLRTLELNNYALTMHLKQAQQGNSIPGRFHPDVF; encoded by the exons ATGTCTGCGGCAGTGTGCGGAAGCAAGAGGTCCTTCTTCGAAGAGCTTCCTCCGTCGCCTCCGTTAACCAAGAGACTCCGCTGCTCTTCTTCCACCTCACCCGTTCGTATCTCTTCTCCTTATCTCCTCGATCAGCTCCGCTCCGTCTTCCCCCACATGGACCCTCAG attctGGAGCGGGTGTTGGAAGAGTGTGGTGATGATATTGATGCTGCTATCAAGAGGCTGAATGAGCTTCGTATAGGATATGGGGACGAGAATGCGGCCCCTGTTGCAGAATCTAATGAGACCGTTCAGAAAA GGGTATTATCTGATGAGGAGGCTGCAGCTTCTTCTGAGAACACATCAGCACCAATTAACCTTCCCGCAGATGGTGCGGAATGGGTtgaattgtttgttagggaaaTGATGAGTGCCACTAGTGTGGATGATGCTAGGGGACGTGCGGCAAAAGTGTTAGAGGTTTTAGAGAAGTCCATCAGTTCACGTGCTGGTGCTGTGGCAGCCCAAAATTTTCAGAAG GAGAATATGCTACTGAAAGAACAAATTGAAGGACTGATTAGAGACAATGCTGTTCTCAAGCGTGCTGTATCCATCCAGCATGAACGTCACAAAGAGAATGAGGGCAGAAATCAAGAATTCCAGCATCTGAAGCAGTTAGTAACTCAATATCAAGAGCAGTTGAGGACACTTGAG CTCAACAACTATGCCTTGACAATGCATCTGAAGCAGGCACAACAAGGCAACTCCATCCCTGGGCGTTTCCATCCTGATGTTTTCTAA
- the LOC126797084 gene encoding uncharacterized protein LOC126797084 — MRDDETIDDFYSRFTDLSSLCESLGRPLQESDIVRKILRSLPKSYRMKKTTIQEQYNLNTYSVDLLIGNLKAWEMELEEDERPKGMNSKNIALSVTKNPKSSYEEAENNEQLILEFEKFLSQRKSNSNEQNNQNSRRNFNRNNRRFEKRKDNYSQKKYEYGNSSNNNKKCYTCGGIGHVATNCGNKKFDSGNKAYKSSWSDDDDSYLKRDKIFALVSSFSLDYAGSKTEHEEDQEEDGENSYEDNEMFEYQAKVIKAAEKISEKNILLKQQVEKLEGEKMEWEVEKLNLRKKSDNGDHVLERKWLLAKIQMLQDEVIEKDNLIDLLNSKLSKLQNLLDGTDNKVGKFQNSSKSLSDILSSGKSYNDRTGLGYTGSKASDTYIGEHEKTENIQTSFNSKVIKSNDIYEKDIKDIRSKLEQHGQFLRDISHFVGLSKSYKETKHDVKKTQRYPDYESDDKETRTSELSDDGLPRTNNTNVQSQGGSREVDKSLQPATKFCTVFKQVQKDHSTRDVIGEGVRTRGMTMEIASHKGENTESFDTENVEINKALVSFIKEKVKGTNVEIIGYSDADWRGNLQDRKSTSGGCVFVGKNLVA; from the exons ATGAGAGATGATGAaactattgatgatttttataGTCGTTTTACTGATCTCTCTAGTTTATGTGAAAGCCTTGGAAGACCGTTACAAGAAtctgatattgtaagaaaaatattacGGTCTCTTCCAAAGTCTTACAGGATGAAAAAGACAACAATTCAAGAACAATATAATCTCAACACATATTCTGTGGacttgttgattggaaacctGAAGGCTTGGGAGATGGAGCTTGAAGAGGATGAAAGACCGAAAGGTATGAATTCTAAAAATATTGCTTTAAGTGTTACAAAAAATCCTAAATCAAGCTATGAGGAAGCTGAAAATAATGAAcagttgattttggaatttgagaaatttttgaGTCAGAGAAagtcaaattcaaatgaacaaaataatcaGAATTCTAGGAGGAATTTTAATAGAAATAATAGGCGTTTTGAGAAACGTAAAGATAATTACTCACAAAAGAAGTATGAGTATGGAAATAgtagtaataataataagaagTGTTATACTTGTGGTGGCATTGGCCACGTTGCTACTAACTGTGGAAATAAGAAATTTGATTCAGGTAATAAGGCTTACAAGTCCTCTtggagtgatgatgatgatagttaCCTAAAAAGGGACAAAATTTTTgctcttgtgtcttctttctctttagaTTATGCAGGTTCAAAAACTGAGCATGAAGaggatcaagaagaagatggagaaAACAGCTATGAGGATAATGAGATGTTTGAATATCAAGCAAAAGTTATCAAGGCTGCtgagaaaatttcagaaaagaaTATTCTATTAAAGCAACAAGTGGAGAAGCTGGAAGGTGAAAAAATGGAATGGGAAGTGGAGAAACTGAACCTAAGAAAGAAAAGTGACAATGGTGATCATGTGCTTGAAAGAAAATGGCTTCTAGCAAAGATTCAAATGCTCCAGGATGAGGTAATCGAAAAAGACAATCTAATTGATttattaaactctaaacttagCAAGTTGCAGAATTTGCTTGATGGAACAGATAACAAGGttggaaaatttcaaaatagttCGAAATCGTTATCTGACATTTTGAGTTCAGGGAAGAGCTACAATGATAGAACCGGACTTGGATATACTG GTTCAAAGGCAAGTGACACATATATTGGAGAACATGAAAAAACTGAGAATATTCAGACTTCTTTCAATTCAAAAGTGATCAAGTCGAATGACATATATGAGAAAGATATTAAAGATATTCGAAGTAAGTTGGAACAACATGGTCAGTTTTTACGtgatatttctcactttgttggtttatCTAAATCTTATAAAGAAACTAAGCATGATGTGAAAAAGACTCAGAGATATCCAG ATTATGAATCTGATGATAAAGAAACTAGAACT TCTGAATTATCTGATGATGGGTTACCAAGAACTAATAATACAAATGTGCAGTCACAGGGAGGATCAAGAGAAGTTGATAAAAGTTTACAACCTGCAACAAAATTTTGTACAGTTTTTAAACAGGTTCAAAAAGATCATTCAACTAGAGATGTCATTGGAGAAGGCGTTCGGACCAGAGGAATGACAATGGAAATTGCGTCACACAAAGGAGAAAACACAGAAAGTTTCGACACTGAAAATGTGGAAATTAACAAAGCTCTAGTAAGTTTTATTAAAGAGAAAGTTAAAGGAACTAATGTTGAAATTATAGGTTATTCTGATGCTGATTGGAGAGGTAATCTACAAGATCGGAAAAGTACTAGTGGTGGTTGTGTATTCGTTGGTAAGAATTTAGTTGCATGA
- the LOC126798715 gene encoding LOW QUALITY PROTEIN: uncharacterized protein LOC126798715 (The sequence of the model RefSeq protein was modified relative to this genomic sequence to represent the inferred CDS: deleted 2 bases in 2 codons) codes for MALSLLPPSTSSASSSSSSFPLAGTRRSFASLTSSTRLWNNNKPTSKRRAVVAAASGDYYATLGVSKAATSKEIKSAYRRLVRQFHPDVNKQPGATEKYKEISAAYEVLSDDKKRALYDEYGEAGVKSTMSGGSSTYTTNPFDLFETFFGSSNPFADMDTGYGTRRRSTVTKGEDIRYDITLEFSEAIFGVEKEFELSHLETCEVCTGSGAKVGSKRRIRSTCGGRGQVMRTEQTPFGLFSQVSACPTCGGDGEVISEYCRKCSGEGHVHVKKSIKVKVPPGVSKGSILRVAGEGDGGPRGGPPGDLYVYLDVEEIEGIRRDGINHSSTVSISYLDAILGTVVPAKSLEGLTALQIPPGTQPGDILVLSKKGVPNSTSQSVRGDHVFTIKVAIPTHASGKERELLEELALLGNTNANRSRTRPKSQPVAKTQPEVATVADETVEENQSDPWKKLKDFAG; via the exons ATGgccctctctctcctccctccctccacctcctccgcctcctcttcctcttcttcctttccccTCGCCGGGACCCGCCGCAGCTTCGCCTCCCTCACTTCTTCCACTCGTCTCTGGAACAACAACAAGCCGACTTCGAAACGCCGCGCCGTCGTCGCCGCCGCTTCCGGTGACTACTACGCCACTCTCGGCGTCAGTAAAGCCGCCACCAGCAAGGAAATCAAATCCGCTTACCGTCGATTAGTTCGCCAG TTTCATCCTGATGTCAACAAGCAACCTGGAGCGACGGAAAAGTATAAAGAGATCAGTGCTGCATATGAG GTGTTATCAGATGATAAGAAGCGTGCTTTATATGATGAATATGGTGAAGCTGGAGTTAAGAGCACCATGAGTGGTGGATCTTCAACCTATACA ACTAATcctttcgatttatttgagacaTTTTTCGGGTCAAGC AATCCTTTCGCAGATATGGATACTGGTTATGGAACACGTCGTCGTAGTACTGTTACAAAGGGTGAAGATATACG TTATGACATCACT TTAGAATTTTCTGAGGCTATATTTGGAGTGGAAAAAGAATTTGAACTATCCCATCTGGAAACATGTGAAGTTTGCACTGGAAGTGGAGCAAAAGTAGGCTCTAAAAGGAGGATACGTTCTACTTGTGGTGGGAGGGGTCAAGTTATGAGAACAGAGCAGACACCTTTTGGCTTATTTTCTCAG GTTTCTGCATGTCCGACttgtggtggtgatggtgAAGTTATTTCAGAATACTGTCGGAAGTGCTCCGGAGAAGGACACGTTCATGTTAAGAAAAGTATTAAAGTGAAAGTTCCTCCCGGTGTTAGCAAGGGAAGTATTCTCAGAGTTGCTGGAGAGGGAGATGGTGGGCCGAGAGG GGGCCCTCCCGGGGATCTTTATGTATATCTTGATGTTGAAGAGATAGAAGGAATTCGAAGAGATGGCATTAATCACTCTTCAACTGTATCTATAAGCTATCTGGATGCCATATTGGGAACTGTTGTTCCGGCCAAGTCTCT TGAAGGATTAACAGCACTACAAATTCCACCGGGTACCCAACCAGGTGACATTCTAGTCCTGTCCAAGAAAGGAGTACCAAA CTCAACAAGCCAATCTGTACGTGGTGACCATGTGTTCACAATTAAAGTCGCCATACCGACTCATGCCAG tGGTAAGGAACGTGAATTGCTTGAAGAACTTGCTTTACTCGGTAATACTAACGCCAACCGTTCACGTACTCGACCCAAGTCCCAGCCAGTTG